In Deefgea piscis, the DNA window ATTTATTTGTGATGATGTAGGCGTACAGATTGTTGGTACATCATTGTGGAATAATGCGATGCCATTGATTCGCTACCAAACACAAGATTACGTAAGAAAAAATAATGACGCTATTGTTGATATAGAAGGTAGATTGCAGAATTTTTTACTGGCAAAAGATGGTTCTAAAATTCCTAGTCTTATTCTTGATGATGTTAATTGGGAATGGATCGCTCATCTGCAAATTGCACAAAAAGAGCCGGGTAAATTAACTTTGTATATAAAATTAAAAGATGGTTTTGATTCGGTTGTCGTTTGCAATCAAATTGTTAAACGACAAGTTGATCTATGGTGTGAGTTGTTTGATGTTGAGGTTGTTTTTTGTGATGAGTTGAAAAGAAAAAAATCTGGAAAGAGCTCTTTTTTTTATTTTGATTAGAGCTAAGTGTAACGAGGATTTTTGTTGGTTTTAAAATAAGTGGTTGTTTGTCTGGTTTTTATTATTTGTTTTTTGTTTTTTCGTTGTTTTAATTTAAATGGAATTAAGTATGCACTTGCAGCGAATTAAAATTCTTGGTTGTGATGTTGATAATCTTAATATGCAAGAGACACTAGTAAGAATTGGTGAATTAATTGCTTCAGGCTTACCTAATCAGCATGTAGTGATTAATGCTGATAAGGTCGTAAAAGCTGAAAAAGATCCAGAGTTACGTCAGATTATCAATAATTGTGCATTAATCAATGCCGATGGTATGCCTGTTGTCTGGGCTTCGAAATTGCTTGGGATCCCACTCAAAGAGCGCGTAGCAGGAGTGGATCTATTTGTTGAGTTGATGCGCTATTCGGCTGAGCAGGGCTGGCGAGTTTATTTTTTAGGTGCGAAAGAGGAAGTGGTGAAAGGCGTGGTGGATAAATTCACCGTGCAGTATCCAAATCTGCAAATTGCAGGCTACCGTAATGGGTATTGGTCTGCGGACCAAGAGCAATCAGTTGTTGATGCAATTACCCTAAGTAAAACTGATTTGCTCTTTGTGGCCATTAGCTCACCAAAAAAAGAACAGTTCTTGGGGAAATATCAGTCGCAAATGAAAGTGCCGTTTGCGATGGGCGTGGGCGGTACGTTTGATGTGATGGTGGGTAAAACCAAGCGTGCGCCTGTTTGGATGCAAAAAACTGGGTTTGAGTGGTTTTATCGCTTTTTGCAAGAGCCACGTCGAATGTTTAAGCGCTATTTTATTGAAGATATGTATTTCTTTGTTTTATTGGGTAAGGCCGTTTTTGTAAAAGCGATGGGTAAATCATGATGAAAGTTTTGGTGGTCTTTGGTACTCGCCCCGAGGCGATCAAGATGGCGCCTGTTGTGGCGGCTTTACAGGCCGATGCGCGGTTTAATGCCAAGGTGTGTGTTACCGCACAGCATCGGCAAATGTTGGATCAAGTGTTGGCTTTGTTTGCGATTAAACCGGATTTTGATTTGGATTTAATGCAGCAAGGGCAAGATCTCACCGATATTACGAGTCGGGTTTTATTGGGT includes these proteins:
- a CDS encoding WecB/TagA/CpsF family glycosyltransferase, translating into MQETLVRIGELIASGLPNQHVVINADKVVKAEKDPELRQIINNCALINADGMPVVWASKLLGIPLKERVAGVDLFVELMRYSAEQGWRVYFLGAKEEVVKGVVDKFTVQYPNLQIAGYRNGYWSADQEQSVVDAITLSKTDLLFVAISSPKKEQFLGKYQSQMKVPFAMGVGGTFDVMVGKTKRAPVWMQKTGFEWFYRFLQEPRRMFKRYFIEDMYFFVLLGKAVFVKAMGKS